Proteins found in one Thermus islandicus DSM 21543 genomic segment:
- a CDS encoding sulfite exporter TauE/SafE family protein — translation MSLLIGFLGGLFGGLVGLGGGVVMIPLMVGVLKLSQHRAHGTSLVAVFFTGLVGALTYGLRGSLEPKAALFLAVSAILTARLGAQYAHGLPERELKRAFGGFLLLVSFLLLLKPYLAPMGLLSGEALQDLALLLAGTLTGFLSGMMGIGGGTIMVPAMVLLLGIPQHTAQGTSLLAMAPASLVGAYTHHRLGNVAAPVALGLVPGVFLGTFAGGELAHFLPESALRTAFALLLAWTAQRYLRSPSRRK, via the coding sequence ATGAGCCTCCTCATCGGCTTTCTCGGCGGGCTCTTTGGGGGCCTCGTGGGCCTGGGGGGCGGGGTGGTGATGATCCCCCTCATGGTGGGGGTGCTCAAGCTCTCCCAGCACCGGGCCCACGGCACCAGCCTGGTGGCCGTCTTCTTCACCGGGCTCGTGGGGGCGCTGACCTACGGCCTCCGGGGCTCCTTGGAACCGAAGGCAGCCCTTTTCCTGGCCGTGAGCGCCATCCTTACCGCACGCCTAGGGGCTCAGTACGCCCATGGCCTTCCCGAAAGGGAGCTCAAGCGCGCCTTCGGGGGGTTTCTCCTCCTGGTCTCCTTCCTCCTCCTCCTAAAGCCCTACCTCGCCCCCATGGGCCTCCTTTCCGGCGAGGCCCTACAGGACCTGGCCCTCCTCCTGGCCGGAACCCTCACCGGGTTCCTTTCGGGGATGATGGGGATCGGGGGGGGAACCATCATGGTTCCGGCCATGGTGCTCCTCCTGGGGATACCCCAGCACACCGCCCAGGGCACCAGCCTTCTCGCCATGGCCCCGGCCAGCCTCGTGGGGGCCTACACCCACCACCGCCTGGGCAACGTGGCCGCGCCCGTGGCCTTGGGCCTCGTGCCCGGGGTCTTCCTGGGCACCTTCGCCGGGGGGGAGCTCGCCCACTTCCTGCCGGAATCCGCCCTCCGGACGGCCTTCGCCCTCCTCCTCGCCTGGACGGCCCAGCGGTACCTCCGCTCCCCCAGCCGGAGAAAGTAA
- a CDS encoding SPW repeat protein, whose product MRRWQDWANLVLGLWLILSPWLLGFSGTPVATWNAVVIGVAVGLMSLLHLRNGPMWEEWVNVVLGVWLILSPWILGFSGMANALWNAVIVGVLVGALALSVTRETPKAA is encoded by the coding sequence ATGCGGCGTTGGCAGGACTGGGCCAACCTTGTCCTGGGCCTTTGGCTCATCCTCTCTCCGTGGCTTCTCGGCTTCAGCGGCACCCCTGTGGCCACCTGGAACGCGGTGGTCATCGGGGTGGCGGTAGGGCTCATGTCCCTCTTGCACCTCCGGAACGGCCCCATGTGGGAGGAGTGGGTCAACGTGGTCCTGGGCGTCTGGCTCATCCTCTCTCCCTGGATCCTCGGGTTTAGCGGGATGGCCAACGCCCTGTGGAACGCGGTGATCGTGGGCGTGCTGGTAGGGGCTCTGGCCTTGAGCGTCACCCGGGAAACGCCCAAGGCGGCGTAA
- a CDS encoding 2-hydroxyacid dehydrogenase, protein MRVFVTRSLPGEALNRLKERGLEVEVHPGPLLPREELLRKVEGVVGLIPTVEDRIDAPVMDRAKDLKVIACYSVGVDHVDLEAAKARGIRVTHTPGVLTEATADFTLALLLAVARRVVEGVDYAKAGLWKAWHPELLLGLDLEGLTLGLIGMGRIGQAVAQRALAFGMRVVYHARTPKPLPYPFLPLEDLLQEADIVSLHTPLTPETHRLLNRKRLFAMKRGAILLNTARGPLVDTEALVEALKGHLFGAGLDVTDPEPLPPGHPLYALPNAVITPHLGSAGRRTRERMAEVAVENLLAVLEGREPKNPVV, encoded by the coding sequence ATGAGGGTCTTCGTCACCCGCTCCCTCCCGGGGGAGGCCCTAAACAGGCTAAAGGAGCGAGGCCTCGAGGTGGAGGTCCACCCGGGCCCCCTCCTTCCCCGGGAGGAGCTCCTAAGGAAGGTGGAGGGGGTAGTGGGCCTCATCCCCACGGTGGAGGACCGCATAGACGCCCCGGTGATGGACCGGGCCAAGGACCTCAAGGTCATCGCCTGCTACAGCGTGGGGGTGGACCACGTGGACCTCGAGGCGGCCAAGGCCAGGGGCATCCGGGTCACCCACACCCCGGGTGTCCTCACCGAGGCCACGGCCGACTTTACCCTGGCCCTTCTCCTCGCCGTGGCCAGGCGGGTGGTGGAGGGCGTGGACTACGCCAAGGCGGGCCTCTGGAAGGCCTGGCACCCCGAGCTCCTCCTGGGGCTGGACCTCGAGGGCCTAACCCTCGGCCTCATCGGCATGGGGCGGATCGGCCAGGCCGTGGCCCAAAGGGCCCTGGCCTTCGGGATGCGGGTGGTCTACCACGCCCGCACCCCCAAACCCCTCCCCTACCCCTTCCTCCCCCTGGAGGACCTCCTCCAAGAGGCCGACATCGTCTCCCTCCACACCCCCCTCACCCCGGAAACCCATAGGCTCCTGAACCGGAAAAGGCTTTTCGCCATGAAACGGGGGGCGATCCTCCTCAACACCGCCCGGGGCCCCCTGGTGGACACCGAGGCCCTGGTGGAGGCCCTAAAGGGCCACCTCTTCGGGGCGGGCCTGGACGTGACCGACCCCGAGCCCTTGCCCCCAGGCCACCCCCTTTACGCCCTTCCCAACGCCGTCATCACGCCCCACCTGGGCTCGGCGGGGCGGAGGACCCGGGAGCGCATGGCCGAGGTGGCGGTGGAAAACCTCCTCGCCGTCCTGGAGGGCAGGGAACCAAAAAACCCGGTAGTATGA
- the pyrR gene encoding bifunctional pyr operon transcriptional regulator/uracil phosphoribosyltransferase PyrR gives MRFKAELMNAEEMRRALYRIAHEVVEANKGTEGLALVGIHTRGIPLAARIARFIGEFEGKEVPVGVLDITLYRDDLTEIGYRPEVRETRIPFDLTGKALVLVDDVLYTGRTARAALDALMDLGRPRRIYLAVLVDRGHRELPIRADFVGKNVPTSRTEVVKVKVEEVDGEDRVELWEKEGA, from the coding sequence GTGCGTTTTAAGGCAGAGCTCATGAACGCCGAGGAGATGCGGCGGGCCCTCTACCGCATCGCCCACGAGGTGGTAGAGGCCAACAAGGGAACGGAGGGCCTGGCCCTGGTGGGCATCCACACCCGGGGCATCCCCCTCGCAGCGCGCATCGCCCGCTTCATCGGGGAGTTTGAGGGGAAGGAGGTGCCCGTGGGGGTGTTAGACATCACCCTCTACCGGGACGACCTCACGGAGATCGGCTATAGGCCAGAGGTGCGGGAGACCCGGATCCCCTTTGACCTCACGGGGAAGGCCCTCGTCCTGGTGGACGACGTCCTCTACACGGGCCGCACCGCCCGGGCAGCGTTGGACGCCCTCATGGACCTGGGAAGGCCAAGGCGCATTTACCTCGCGGTCCTCGTGGACCGGGGGCATAGGGAGCTTCCCATCCGGGCGGACTTCGTGGGGAAGAACGTCCCCACCTCGAGGACCGAGGTGGTAAAGGTGAAGGTGGAGGAGGTGGACGGGGAGGACCGGGTGGAGCTCTGGGAAAAGGAGGGGGCATGA
- a CDS encoding aspartate carbamoyltransferase catalytic subunit yields MRHLLDFGGWTRAQVEALLDTARVMREVLERPIKKVPALQGFTVATVFFEPSTRTRISFELAARRMSADVVSFAAQTSSLQKGESYKDTLLTLEAMGVDAYVIRADSAGVPHQATRFVKGAVINGGDGRRAHPTQALLDAYTLLEALGTLEGKKIAIVGDILHSRVARSNAELLPLLGARVFLAGPPSLLPQSLPGVHLTPRLEEALEEADAVMVLRLQRERMEAGLVNLEDYLARYQVTERRLALAKPQAPLLHPGPMNRDVELEGSLADSARSLVTRQVQNGVAVRMAVLYHLLVGKGR; encoded by the coding sequence ATGAGGCACCTCCTGGACTTCGGGGGCTGGACCAGGGCCCAGGTGGAAGCCCTCCTGGACACGGCCCGGGTAATGCGGGAGGTCCTGGAGCGCCCCATAAAGAAGGTTCCCGCCCTGCAGGGCTTCACCGTGGCCACGGTCTTCTTTGAGCCCTCCACAAGGACCCGCATCTCCTTTGAGCTCGCCGCCAGGCGCATGTCGGCGGACGTGGTCTCCTTCGCCGCCCAGACCAGTAGCCTGCAAAAGGGGGAGAGCTACAAGGACACCCTCCTCACCCTCGAGGCCATGGGGGTGGACGCCTACGTGATCCGGGCCGACAGCGCCGGCGTGCCCCACCAGGCCACCCGCTTTGTCAAGGGGGCGGTGATCAACGGCGGGGACGGCCGCCGCGCCCACCCCACCCAGGCCCTCCTGGACGCCTACACCCTCCTGGAGGCCCTGGGGACCCTCGAGGGGAAAAAGATCGCCATCGTGGGGGATATCCTCCACTCCCGGGTGGCCCGCTCCAATGCCGAGCTCCTTCCCCTCCTCGGGGCCCGGGTCTTCCTAGCCGGCCCCCCAAGCCTCCTTCCTCAAAGCCTCCCCGGGGTCCACCTTACCCCCCGTTTGGAGGAAGCCCTGGAGGAGGCGGACGCCGTCATGGTGCTCAGGCTCCAAAGGGAAAGGATGGAAGCGGGGCTCGTGAACCTGGAGGACTACCTCGCCCGCTACCAGGTGACCGAAAGGAGGCTCGCCCTGGCCAAGCCCCAAGCCCCCCTTCTCCACCCCGGCCCCATGAACCGGGACGTGGAGCTGGAAGGCTCCCTGGCGGACTCGGCAAGGAGCCTGGTGACCCGCCAGGTGCAAAACGGGGTGGCGGTGCGCATGGCGGTGCTCTACCACCTTTTGGTGGGAAAAGGGAGGTGA